Proteins encoded by one window of Musa acuminata AAA Group cultivar baxijiao chromosome BXJ2-9, Cavendish_Baxijiao_AAA, whole genome shotgun sequence:
- the LOC103973643 gene encoding uncharacterized protein LOC103973643, whose translation MALGPGRFYGKSLPRPRFFADVKMNDERVDPPVPVMDPLLSWANEAHWSMGGKSFKRHRLQGRIEGSIKKLRDQQERAQRRTIISSSPLIAKSRVSGQKPLGLGSLDAGSADSGEEEAGQKGSQARIFRSPNGSVDRKRTKVRRHKKEFDGNGAEHLKGLSGEAGGVASRTRRRGQAAEELEIGEEDALPAATDGKGNTEKKKRKEVDSALPRRTSPTKKRSI comes from the coding sequence ATGGCTTTGGGTCCGGGGAGGTTCTACGGCAAAAGCCTCCCGCGGCCCCGTTTCTTTGCCGACGTGAAGATGAACGACGAAAGGGTGGATCCGCCGGTGCCCGTCATGGACCCTCTCCTTTCGTGGGCCAACGAGGCGCACTGGTCCATGGGCGGTAAAAGCTTCAAGCGCCACCGCCTCCAGGGCCGCATCGAAGGCTCCATCAAGAAGCTCCGCGATCAGCAAGAGAGAGCCCAACGGAGAACCATAATTTCCTCCTCTCCGTTGATCGCGAAGTCCAGAGTCTCCGGCCAGAAGCCCCTCGGTCTTGGATCTCTCGACGCCGGCTCAGCCGATAGCGGCGAGGAGGAGGCGGGACAAAAGGGGAGTCAAGCTAGAATCTTTCGCTCTCCGAATGGATCTGTCGATAGGAAGAGGACGAAGGTTAGGAGGCACAAGAAGGAATTCGACGGGAATGGGGCCGAGCATTTGAAGGGGCTGAGTGGGGAGGCGGGCGGAGTGGCGTCGAGGACCCGGCGCCGTGGGCAAGCTGCAGAGGAACTCGAGATTGGTGAGGAGGATGCTCTTCCGGCGGCTACTGATGGGAAAGGGAACaccgagaagaagaagaggaaggaggtggATAGTGCATTGCCGAGGAGGACTTCACCGACGAAGAAGCGATCAATCTGA